A DNA window from Mastacembelus armatus chromosome 11, fMasArm1.2, whole genome shotgun sequence contains the following coding sequences:
- the cd164l2 gene encoding CD164 sialomucin-like 2 protein, whose translation MQQLVLKVLSSTLLFLAVVPSVYSQADCSQAQSCDLCVGDSMLNLTNCVWRLCPDGNDTGMCVNDAGDATDIAMNCSWTRVSELCTVVETNVEGGGDGDSGDKSDANSSPEFSQAKFDMSSFIGGIILVLCLQAGGFFAMRFLKSKEQSSYDPIEQPQ comes from the exons ATGCAGCAGTTGGTATTGAAGGTCCTCTCCTCCACACTGCTGTTTCTAGCAGTGGTTCCCTCTGTGTACTCACAAGCAG ACTGTTCTCAAGCCCAGTCGTGTGATCTGTGCGTTGGAGACTCCATGCTCAACCTGACAAACTGTGTCTGGAGACTTTGTCCAGATG GTAATGATACAGGCATGTGCGTGAATGATGCGGGAGACGCAACAGACATCGCCATGAACTGTAGCTGGACCAGAGTGTCTGAACTGTGCACAG TTGTAGAGACTAATGTTGAAGGAGGAGGTGATGGTGACTCAG GTGATAAAAGTGATGCCAACTCATCCCCAGAGTTCTCCCAGGCTAAGTTTGATATGTCCAGTTTCATCGGTGGCATCATACTGGTGCTGTGTCTGCAGGCAGGAGGCTTCTTCGCCATGCGCTTCCTGAAATCCAAAGAGCAGAGCAGCTATGACCCCAT AGAGCAACCACAATGA